The Pyrus communis chromosome 12, drPyrComm1.1, whole genome shotgun sequence genomic sequence tatttagggcACGAGATTCCTGTATTTTAATTGTTGAAAGTAGCTTTTTCTTTGGTAGATACcactttttgaaaaagaaatagaaagtcGAAATTCTAtgtgcttttgtttttcttaaaaatttactgtttttcttcttccccttctttcctttttctttttggaattgCGTTTCTGGATGGATTTGTTTTAATCTTTACTATATTTTGTTAATTGCTTATTTATCTATTCTTTGCTTGGGTAGCTTTACTGATTAAGTGTTGGTACTATTTTTGGGAACCTGGTATCTTGTTTTTCATTAGTCGGAAGCTAAGCGATGTGCCGAATGCTAATTTGATGGGAATCAGTTTGACTTTCGATTTCTGTTTATTGGTTACCTGTAAAATTCTATCATGGCCGCTATGGTTTCTCGTTTCTTCTTTCGGCTTTGGCAAAGCATTTCCGTTACTCTTTGGTTACCTGTTTTACCGCCTTTATATATTAAGGAATTAAAGGAATTCAAATTGAACATGTCACATTTCAGATATGGggtaattttaattttgcagTGCAGTTGAACGTCATTACTCTTAAATCCTGTTATTACTTCATTTGTTAGTCATAAATGATTTAACAAAATCACGGCTCATTTTTGGTCCAGCCGATGCCATTCTCCTTGGTTTTCAACACTACCTTGTGATGCTTGGAACTTCAGTTCTCATCCCCAGTGCTCTTGTTCCCCAGATGGGAGGAGGAAATGTAAGATCCAAAGAACTTTTTGCACAAATTCTAATTGACATAAGCCATATATTGTACTTGTCTTCAAAATTGACCAactgtatatatgtataaacgTGTCTCTCGCTATTATTATAGGAAGAGAAGGCCAAGGTGATCCAGACCCTGCTTTTTGTTGCTGGTTTGAACACATTGAAACAGACTTTGTTTGGGACTAGACTACCAGCAGTGATTGGAGGGTCGTATACGTTTGTCCCGACCACAATTTCCATCATATTAGCTGGTCGATTCAGTGATAATCAAGACCCTATAGAGGTTTGTTCTGAAGTCCATCCCGTTTCTTTTGAAGTCATTTTATAAACCTAATTGTTTGTCACCTGGTGCATAACAAAAGGATTCATCAGGTAACCGTAGTTGTTTTTGATATGTGTCAAATGAACTTGCTGGAAGGCATACACTAAGTGCTGATGTACTACTTACTAGAACAGTAattgttttctaaattttaaaGGGAAGATGAGTTTTATGCATTAAAATATCGACAATTCTCATGTTTATCTGCAGATACTTGACTGTAGGCTTGCAGCTTGTGACTATGTTTTAATGTCTTTCATTTCAGAAATTTAAAAGGACAATGCGGGCAATCCAGGGTGCTCTTATTGTTGCTTCAACTCTTCAGATAGTCTTAGGCTTCAGTGGCCTTTGGCGTAATGTTGTAAGGTTGGTTCTAAATAAGTGGCACTCAATTATGGTTGTTAGAAAAATTAGTATAGTACTTTTGAGATTCATACAGAAATATTTCAGTTTTCTTGCTAAGCTTAAAAAGTCATGGTGATTAAAGCTCTACAAAAaaattttcttcaggtttttaAGCCCACTTTCAGTTGTTCCTTTGGTAGCAATGGTTGGTTTTGGACTCTACGAGTTAGGTTTTCCAGTGGTAAGTGTTCTTCTGAGATGTGTATGGGCGCATAATTATGGTGAATAATATTCTGACAATTATTTCTTAATGCTTCTCCTGGATATTTAGCTTGCCAAATGTGTGGAGATTGGACTGCCAGAACTTGTCATTGTAGTATTTATTTCTCAGGTGATGGTCCTTAAACGTGTTTGAATCCTTATTATGTCTCCTGCCTTTGTGGCTGTTATCTTGATAACCTTAGGGAAAATTATTCTTGTAAGGCTAATATTGTTTTTGCAATGTTGATGCAGTATATGCCCCACATAATTCACAGAGGAAAACCTATATTTGATCGTTTCGCTGTCATATTTTCCGTGGTGATTGTGTGGATATATGCTCACCTACTCACTGTTGGTGGAGCATACGATGGTACTGGCCCAAAAACACAGGCAAGCTGCCGTACTGATCGTGCTGGACTTATAAATGCTGCTCCGTGGTTAGTATGAAATGTGTTCTTAATACAGTTTTAACAGGAATTTAAGACATGATATGAAGTTTAAATCCTTGATTTGTCTTCGTTAAATAGTAAATATTTGGTCACTAGCATGGCTTACGTTTTGATTGGTACCAACATTTGTTGGAAATGAATCCTTATTAGAATCGGGGTTTGCAGGATTAGAGTTCCATATCCCTTCCAATGGGGAGCACCTTCCTTTGATGCTGGTGAAGCCTTTGCTATGATGGCAGCGGCTTTAGTTGCACTTGTTGAGGTTTGTGCTCCTTACCTTCTTGTTCTCTTAAACTGATATTAGTTGATAAGCCAAAATTCATAATCTTCATTACTCTGTATTAATTGATAAAACAGTCCACTGGTGCCTTCATTGCTGTGTCAAGATTTGCTAGTGCAACTCCAGTGCCACCTGCTATTCTGAGTCGTGGAGTTGGTTGGCAGGTATAAAGCTTATCTATGtgtgaattttatttttctacgATTTTCTTCGACGTCAACTTCTCTGATGCTTCCAAACCTGAATGTGTATCAATCTATCAATGCTATCTTTCCGTTATACTGAAGAGCAAAATATAATGCAGTTGTATTTTCTCTCCCTGCTTATTGGATTCAGTTGTGCATTTTGAATTGTCGAATGATCATGCTCTCCCAAAACACTTCGCACTCTTGCGTAAATAATTGTGTAAATGCTTTTCTTAGGGAGTTGGCATTCTGGTTTCGGGCTTGTTTGGAACTGTGACCGGATCTTCAGTATCTGTGTAAGACTCTCAATAGTAAACATTTATGCTGTATAAACATCCTACTTCATTAAGTGAAATTTACAGTTTCTCCCTTAGTTCTGAGGCTTCCCTTTGTCTCTGAACAGTGAAAATGCTGGTCTTTTGGCGTTGACGCGTGTTGGCAGTCGAAGGGTTGTGCAAATATCTGCTGGTTTCATGATATTTTTCTCCATTCTGGGTAAGTTATTAACGTATGAGGTATTCTGATTTGATTGTACATTATAATTTATGTAATGGTGGCAACTATTTGCGACTGTTTTGTTTCTGTTACTCAACATTTCATCATTGTACAGGCAAATTTGGAGCACTCTTCGCGTCGATTCCAGGGCCAATCTTCGCTGCTTTGTACTGTCTGTTCTTTGCGTATGTTGGTATGTCCAGCTCATTTGACATGTGCTAGCAGAGATAGATGGCTCATTCATTTTTATATCAGATTATTATATGATGTATTTATTCCATTTAATCATGCATTCACAGGTGCCGGAGGTCTTAGCTTTCTTCAGTTCTGCAACCTGAACACCTTCCGAACAAAGTTCATATTAGGCTTCTCTATCTTCATTGGCTTGTCCGTGCCACAGTACTTCAATGAGTACACCGCCATCAACGGTTACGGTCCAGTCCACACAGGAGGAAGATGGGTATGCAATTATTGTAAAAAACCCGTATAGATTTTCCTTGAATCATGCAATTATTTGTTATGATCTTCACTAACATAAATGCTCACCTGTTTTTGGCAGTTCAATGATATGATCAATGTCCCTCTACAATCAGAAGCTTTTGTCGCGGGCTGTGTCGCATATTTCTTGGACAACACGCTGCACCGAAAGGATAGTTCAGTTAAGAAAGACCGAGGTAAAACGTGGTGGAACAAGTTCCGGTCCTTCAAGGGAGATTCAAGGAGTGAGGAGTTTTATTCGCTGCCATTCAATCTAAACAAGTACTTCCCATCCGTATGAAGAAGCTTGTGGTTTGGAGTTTTTAAAGGggaagccgggttacggtgTGTACTGATATCCATCCCAAGTTCTCGATAACTTTTCTGCGATCCCTCCGTTTCTTTGCTGATATATAAGATTTATCTTTCCCTAAACAGGATGTTGTTGTAGATCGTAAATCCAACTGGGGGTGTCGATTAAAGTTAGCTCTGAAGCAGTTGTGTGCTCtccaattttatttcattttttcatatgtttgatATTACTACTCACTGTCTAAAGACATCTGGAAGTTTGATGGCACACTCTGAATGTCAACACTTCCTCGATCACGTTCGGAAATTTTGGTCTTGCCAAAGTGTTCCCGCTTAACGTTTCCATGTTCCGTAAGCGAGTCTAAAGTCGGTGATTTTTTAGTATGCTTTTGTGAATACGTTGAGATTCTTGATCGTTGGATCCTTGTTCGTTGAATTTGCGAACGCACACCAACCAATCCattgttttaaaggaaaatcaatgaaaagagcttgaaaattgTGAGtcttaacgataaggacaaaacaaagggtaaagtgaatagtaccatgattgatttttttaatgtaaaaatgtggtttttcgttaaagtaaacagtattggaagttttttgttaaagttcccttgCTTTAATGATTGTCATACACAGAAGATAGTCCTATAGTCCATTTGGATGAACTTATTAGAGTTTGTTTGGATTTGGCTGAAAGATCTTAAACATGCTACTGATTTTTCATGACTTTGCATTTCCAAGAAATTCAATGTCTTGCATTTGCATGTGTTGGCTAGTTAACTAGTACCATAGAACTGTAAACGGTGCGTAACGACATTAACTAAAGCGAATGTGCTCCTCTCAATAAAATCGAGACCAATTTCCCCTTTTCGCAGtttagattgttttttttttttcttgaccaagaaaagaacataACATACAAAAATTTTGTGGTCCATCCAACAAGTTGGAGCAGCATTTGGATATATCAGTTTTGGATTTGGAATGAATTCAATTGAGATCTATGTTATTGGTGGACCCAAAATATGGTGAGACCCACTGTAGTGTGGTTGATCCAGACAATTTCTTAGAGCCCAATTACACCAGACCCACTGAAATCCCATTCCAATTAGTAAGCAgatcagagcataggtatctCTTGGATGGGAGATTCTTTGATTCCAACCTACCAGCTTGTACTACATATGTTCATCCTTGCCACTTGACCATTGGTtaattgaacaaacaaacaGTCAACCTGgttaaaaagaaattcaaaatgtGTTAATTATTCTCAAGGGGTACTAGATTCAGTCGCTCATCTTGTAATGCATCAACATTTAACAGCTGATTGAGTCTGTCGATCTCCAACAAATTAACATCCGACTCACAGTTATTCACATGGAGAATCGAAGCTGGCATCATTCTAAATTATCTGAAAATCTCCCAAAAAGTAGAAGAAATTTTCCAAGGTGATGATTAAGGGTGATAAACTAGACAACCCATAATtcaataggaaaactaatgaaaatggtttgaaaactttgagttttaatgataaggacaaaataaaggataaagtgaatagtaccatgattgactttttagtgtaaaaatttggtttttcgttaaagtgaacagtaccagaagttttttgttaaagttctctAATTCAATTTGATAAAAATCCTTATGTTCGGAAGAAAGAGGAGACGTGTCTTACTCGAAGATCACTTCACCAATTTAAGcacttatttttaataattcaaaaaagaaaaaagaaaaaaagaaggggatATTCCAAACTAACAACACTTTCCGTTTTGTAAGGGTTGGAACAACGTCGTACATAGCCTTATCCTTATTTTGTAAAAAGACTGTTTTCACGATTTCAACACATAAACTTTCAGTCACAAAGGAGCAACATTTCCGTTTCGTCAAAActcatattaaaaaaagaaaagaaaagagaaaagtacTTAAAATACAGGCGAGAGGATTTTATTAGGATATCTTCTTGGCTTTTGGTCACAGATTAAGGGTACAAAAAACCAGAAGAAACAAAAACCAGCAAATTAATCAAATCTCCCAACATCCTATCTGCTGTTTGGTATGGGAAATTAATAGAAATCCAACGTTTTATTGCCTAATGGAAATGACAATGCAAGGGACCTACAAATTAATACACAAcgggaaagaaacaaaaaacaagtcGGATCATACAAAAATTCCCAGAAAGTACTCATCTCCTAGGTGCTGCTGTTTGGTGGGAGGTTCAATTAGAGAGACAACGTCGAATGCATGCCAAGGGAATGGCAATGGGACCAACACTATTGTTACTGTTCCTATCCACGATCAACCCACTTTCAATTCATGAAAAGGGAGAGGAAGTCGATTGCAATCCATTCGTTTTTGGCATGGATAACATAAGCATATCAAGGGATTGAAGTAAAAATTATCTAGTTACAGCTGTTATATTTTCGTTTTAAATGAGAGAAAGAAGTGAGGAATCATTTTTTCGACTTTGACTTTCCCACTCCAGTTGtcacttttctttctttgtgtgtgtatatgtatatattatatatatggatttggtttggtttggttataATATGTTGATCAATATCTTTCATATAATGTTTACGATCTAGGACACAGAAGAACCAACTTGATGAAAATTTTGCATTAGTATGAGATTTAACTAAGATTAAAGCTAAGCAATGATCTTAGTTCGTTAATTATGAGAAATTAAGATCTAGTTACAAGAGTCAAAGTTGTATGATGCTGAATGATTACTGTTTCTCCCCTCCAATTGCACCTATACTAATGTGGGTTTTCCCAGGTAGATGTCCAAGTTTTAATGGATTTCTTGCTGGATTTGCAAGCTTTTACCACTAAATATATGCTTGTTAATCATAATCAGAATACCTCCTCTTGTCATGTGTAGTATTTCAAGATTTTGAAATGTACAATTTGTCACGTGATATCATCTTGATTTCACATGAGATTGGCCAAGCATGTGCACAAATGTAAAACAAGAAAGTGCAAAGAGTAATTTACACCAATAACCGATTTTTATATATTTCCTACTGTTATGGACTTGAATATGTGTAAAAATCTAGGCATTGCATTCGATTATCATAAAATAGTCAAAATATGTGTACAAATCTAGCCATTGCAATTTGATATATATTAACTAAGGGGCGGATATGTGACATCGCTCTTTTTACACAAGTTTTTGTGAGGCCTATTTAATATGTATTTCAATGACCCAAATCgtttattttttagattttctttcaaagatcatgtctaccaaaaattacctaaatttgaaactatataTGACCGTTGAATTAAGGCTTCAGGGTTCCTTTGTATAACCACATTCGTCAATTTCCTTCCGTACAAATGAAAATGTATTAatagttttggatttgtttaatttttgtaaggataatctttgaatgatgttttaaaaGATAGACATCTGGATCGTTAAAATATATTAGGAAGTGGACTCCACAATAATAGATgtaaaaaattgtataaaaaaaatactgtCAAGAATCGCCCCCATCAATAGTCTCGGctctgccgtagcacgatattgtccgctttgggccctggccacgccctcatggtttttgtttatgagaactcacgcgagaacttcccaatggatcatccatcctgggattgctcttgcccgaactcgcttaacttcggagttcgaatgaaatccgaagccagtgaattcccaaaaggcctcgtgctatagggaTGAGAGTACATATGAAGCATAGAGGATCCtttcccctggacgatgtgggatctaacatcCGTTCTTATAACTTCCTTCCgagaaacaaaaacattatCTTGCGTAAAAATTAGTTGcaactaaaaataatattaatttaaaataatatagGATTTTGGTGATTAATTTGTAAGACTAAAGTTGAtacaaaaatcatttttaaGGCAGAATAGGAGAGACCATATCAATTGCTAGCCATATTTCAGAGACAGAAAAATCAGATAGAGTGGTGGTTCCACTTTTCCTTGATCTTGTAGTATGACTATTGTTTGCTCCTATCAACAACCGAGCATGGAACCTTACAGTGGTCCCGACCCCATTGCAATATCATGGCAATTGGTCAAGCATGGCGAGGTATTTTGAAACACAATTATTTCCCCTAAGCAATCATATGACACAGTGGTTACCTCTAAATCCTAAAAGCTTCAAATAATGCTTGTCAAAATCTTATTAGAAAATAATGAAGAGAACGAATGCATTGTATTACATGCTATTTCTAGATGAaaaatgttagggagatcaTATTTAGTAGATCATATAACGTGACAGATGATGGTTGAATATCTTCTTAATGatttaaacaaaaaacccaACCATTAATTACCACATCATATGGTCTTAAATGGTCTGTTAGCATCATCCCTTTGAGGCTCGTTCTTGAAATgtttaaagtttgaatttttaataatgTTTTATTGAAAAAGAAAGTGTCTTGGATTCTCTTCCTAAGTTTTGATCCCTCCTTACTATTGATATAAAAACAAGAGGTATTGATCAATCTATAAAAATGACATGTTTATGTACTTAAAAATAGTTGAAATAAATATTCCAACTATTTCGGTTTCTGATATTTTCTATGTTTACTTTCTCTACGTTTACTAACACACGTGAAACTAAGACATTTCCAGCATTACAAATTCTTAATTTATACTTGGGGAATATACATTATCTTAAGAATTTTTATCATATAACAATGTATGACATACACTAAACTCCACGATAAATACTGAGATGTATAGTTATATGTTAGGATTTACCTACTCGAGTTCTTTATCGCCACTCTTTCTGACTTCCCTAGTTTAAGCAAATAAACATGGCAGAAGATGAGCATGCGCAGGAGATTGTTTTTCTAATCTGAAGATGTTGCTTTGGTTGGCCGCcatggaaagaaaataaaaaaagcagaaGCAGAAAGCCAGAAGCCAGAGCTTTGGCTACCACTTAAGGGAAGTCCTTTGGTAACGTAAACGGTAAATCACAGCGACCGAAGCCCCGATCCGCTCACATGCATGCGACACGTACTTATGTCACGTGTCTAAAGCTGAGACTTGTCAAACTGTGAATCCAAATAACATGGGATCGTAAGATTGTCTTCCATCCAAActcctcccttctctcttccaTCCTTTATCATTTTTCTCTTTGTCTTTCTCTCTTTATAAAGACACAAGATGTTAACGTTACTTAATCGTGATCATTTAaataagaggagagagagtaaAAGAGAGGTTAATCGGAGGAGAGGGAATCCTAGCTACTTCAGCAGCATGACCTATGAGGCCACACCACCTCCCTCAGAGAAACCGCAAAGCTTCTTCACGTTTTTATCCAGGTTTTGTACGAAACCCTAAAAACTGAAACTGGAAACAGTTCTCACGCtttgttcttcttctcttttggtCGTGTTTGATGGGCAATGCGAAACAAAACGGCAGCGTCCTGGTCCGGTGGTCTAATGGCTTCTGGTACAGTGTCACGCTAGGCATGAGGGCGTGCAATAGGGGAATATAATAaaatgaattattattattattgtttgatGCTCTTTGATATTCATGGGGTCTTTTTCATTTGTGGTCCTAtagaattatattaatttatatggGGCATGCTATTGGTAGCTTTTAAATTTGTCAATACGTTTTGGAATTGAAAAGTCACAATGTTGGTAGGTCTTAGTTTTCTGATGGAACCATATGTGGATTACAATTTAAGGCCTTCGTTATGAAGTAAAGATTTAacggtaaaaaataaaaataaaatggaaaaatatatattcagTTATTGAGGAAGAAAAATTCGACGTGAATGTTCTCTTGCCCATTAGGTGACCAAATGAATAGTCACTTACttttgaatttgatattaaGGTATAAGAGTACAtgtttacttaacataattgtgagaAGAGGGAATTGGAAAATGTAGAAATATGAGAGGTAAGATAGTATCCCTACTTCCTAGttgatataattcattttttaaaaggAGACCAATTGGTGGTTTTGTCACGTCAGTCCATTTTTTAGGGACTGGAAAAACCCACTGAGGCATTTCAACCTCTTCTTGGCCACCATCTTTCACCGGTGAAAAGAATCAAACTCAAGACGTGTCGTGTGGAATACGAGCCTAGTATTTGTCCCCAACCACTGGATCATGTCGTGGTGGTTATAGTTGATATAATTCTTGATTTTTGGTAtttgattacaaattttaaaatgtaaactcaattttttttttttttcaattcaatatgCGTTTACATGTGAGAAAGTTAAGAAGTGAAATAATTTTCATAGTCATAGTTTAATAAACGCAAGAAACTCGAAAGTCAAAATGATTCTAATTCGTATTTGCTGTAAGCAAACTTGGTCTAAAATAATATCTTTTTATTCTTCATCGCTAAGACGCGAGAGCATATGAAATCGTTTTTATAATCTAGCTCTAATATCATCCTAAAATGTAAATATATAGAACAAAACCAATAATGTGGTGAAACGAGATTTGGGAAGTGAGAATCAAACTTTCAATCAATGTTATTAACGTAAGCATAATATTCTTTGGTTGAAAAAGGAACTAAAACATAATATTCTAAGCCTCGACACAAGTCGATCCTcatgaacaaaaacataatatttaatttttccatGACTATTTCATTTTCGGCATGAACAATAAAAATCTAGTAGTGTAGATAATTTTTATGCAATCTAGTAGCATCGATAATACCTAGGAATTTTTTTGACTGTTGCGTGCATTTTTATCAACACAGACGCGTGGGAGAAACATAATGTTGTGATGCTGTTCTTTCATCTGGTGAAGTGGCAGTAACGCCCAAACGTTAGACGACTTGTCGCAGTTGTTAAGCATCTAATTGTTTTTACAAAGCATCTATTAAGCAACCACCCTCGTAGGGTCCAAACTTCTCTTTTGTCCAGCCACCCAATTACATATCTCCACGTCATAGAAAATTGGACCTAAATCACTAAACTAACCCTAATCAGACCTTAATTATCTTTTGGACCTTAATTACAGAAGTAATATAAGCAAGGATATGCAAGGGATGGTAAGTGGATGTTGGTGGGTGGCTATAAAGAGCTTGTTGTAGAGCTCAAACCACCTCCTCTTTCCCCTATCTTCCCTTCCCTTTTCTTCAACTTcactctagagagagagagagagagagagagagagagagagagagagagagagagagaggaacgaGAGGGAGAAATGGGAAATTGTCAGGCAATTGATGCAGCAACACTGGTAGTACAACACCCAAGTGGGAAGGAAGAGAAGTTCTATGGGGAAGTGAGTGCAAGTGAGATCATGAAGATGAACCCTGGCCACTATGTTGCTCTTCTCATCTCCACCACCTTGTGTCCCTCCAATCCTACCACTGACACTGGTGGTGACCAGAAAGACAAGAATTCGAATCCAAACGACAACAAGAATACGGCTTCTTCGGTTCGAGTGACGCGCATAAAGCTCCTCAGGCCAACCGAATCTCTTGTTCTTGGCAGAGTTTACAGACTCATCGCCACTCAAGGTTTGCACTTCTAAACTATTCTAATCAACGGGGCGGCCTTGACCAACTAAGCCGGCAACTAAGGATTGGTTATGGTTGTGGTTATGATACACTGTCCTTACCAACTAGAGCTGAGGGTGACAAATTGCCATAACCCTTAGTTAAACTGGCACGCTGTCATAACCAACTAGCTTACTTCAAATTCCCGCACTTTGTTAGGTTTAATCTTCTTATTTTTGTACTCACTTATCCTTTTTAATTGTGAGTTTAATTAAatctgggtttttgggtttttagaaGTGATGAAGGGATTGTGGGCAAAGAAACAAGGGAAGGTGAAGAGAAATAACAATCATCAGGTGGAAGGAGAGCAGCAGCCACAAGTAGAGAGGGTGATGAGAGAGAAGCAATTTCTGACATCAGGCAGAAGATCTGAGACTTCTGAGCTGCTGGAGAAGGACATCCAggtaattaaaatttgatttaacaaaTTTATCTCCTTGATTATTAATTAGGTCCGTACATCTAATCCCTCTGTCACATTTCGAATAGATTCTCTTTTACAATTGGTGAATCTCTTAATCAACTAGGAGTTGAACACAAAACTTCAAGTTTAGGGTCAAACGCTCTTAATTACTAAACTTAAGCCCCTTCCTTTTAACGGAAGTCGAACACAAAATCTCAGATTTAGAGTTAACGCTCTTAAGCACTGAACTGCAAGCTCCTTCCTTTTGAGCTGAGCTTTGATTGTGCTTGAAGTGGTCAATCTCATTTTGTTGATTAATCAtgtttttagtaaaaaaaaaaaaattatttagacAAGTTCATAACCAAAGAAGATTCCTTGATTTGTTATATCAGCATAAAATCGGGAAAGAGCATTGAGTTTTCCTCCTGTAACGGCATAAATCATTAAGTAGatgaataaataaacaaaattataaaatgctTTGAAACTTCCTTCAGTACTGTGCTAAATGGATAAACAAATATAATCAATAAATAATTGAAAgaaccaataaataaataaatattaatttggATTAGTTGTGCTGTTAATATACTGATTAAGAGAAAACCACTATCTAATTAATCATGTCAAACATTTTCAACAGGTGAATAACAAACGTGAGAGAGGAGGATACCGACAAAGAACAGCAACAACATCAAGAACGTGGCAGCCCTCATTACACAGCATCTCAGAGGCTGCAAGTTGAGATATCAATTTCTCCTAATCTTCCCACATGACGCGTAAGCGACTCAGCGGAGAAGTAGTGGATCAATCAGTACTCCACCTGCAGAAGATGAAGATCAAAGCTCCCCCTGATGTGCAGCATGAGGAGTTCTTTTGATTTGAAAAACCAGTAGGGCACGTTTAAGAGTGCAGGTAGAAAGGGGTGGTCTTCAGGTGAAGGGATTTGGGTTAAGTTGTGTACAGAAAGGGGTGGAATGTCTAGAATTAATTAGTGAagagattgttttttttttaatgaaagtttagttcaagaagaaaattgctttggtttgatttggttAATTAATAGTTGTTCAATAAATTTAGTTTACTAGCTCACGAATCATACCTTGCAGATTGCTTTTGAACCAGAATATATAATGGCCAACGGTTCAGAATTTGTTCATATCAAGATTCAAGAGAAAAATTTTAGTGTAACAGATCACTAATCTTGTCTCACTCATTATATCATTTCGCATTTAATGAGCGAGATAAGGTGATGGAGATTCATCCCATTACAAGTAAGAATATTTCTTGAATTAAAAGCAGTGATATGATGAGTGAGATTGAATGACGCGACTTTATGAGCGAGAGATAGAGTGATGGAGATTTATCCTTCATTACATGTAAGAATTAATCTCCTCCAAATCAGGCTACGTTTAAGTTTCAGACAACTACCAAATTGTTGTACAAAATTTCAGATAAAGAATTTTGATTCTACGAAAGCTGCTATATATGTCAAGAAGAGATGGAAAAAGTAAAAGTTTTATCATATCGTGCTGCATGCACACAGCCATCATAGTCAGGCTGCAGATCTAGGGATA encodes the following:
- the LOC137710300 gene encoding nucleobase-ascorbate transporter 6-like produces the protein MAGGGGGGGGATKVDEPQPHPPKEQLPNISYCITSPPPWPDAILLGFQHYLVMLGTSVLIPSALVPQMGGGNEEKAKVIQTLLFVAGLNTLKQTLFGTRLPAVIGGSYTFVPTTISIILAGRFSDNQDPIEKFKRTMRAIQGALIVASTLQIVLGFSGLWRNVVRFLSPLSVVPLVAMVGFGLYELGFPVLAKCVEIGLPELVIVVFISQYMPHIIHRGKPIFDRFAVIFSVVIVWIYAHLLTVGGAYDGTGPKTQASCRTDRAGLINAAPWIRVPYPFQWGAPSFDAGEAFAMMAAALVALVESTGAFIAVSRFASATPVPPAILSRGVGWQGVGILVSGLFGTVTGSSVSVENAGLLALTRVGSRRVVQISAGFMIFFSILGKFGALFASIPGPIFAALYCLFFAYVGAGGLSFLQFCNLNTFRTKFILGFSIFIGLSVPQYFNEYTAINGYGPVHTGGRWFNDMINVPLQSEAFVAGCVAYFLDNTLHRKDSSVKKDRGKTWWNKFRSFKGDSRSEEFYSLPFNLNKYFPSV
- the LOC137711408 gene encoding uncharacterized protein, which codes for MGNCQAIDAATLVVQHPSGKEEKFYGEVSASEIMKMNPGHYVALLISTTLCPSNPTTDTGGDQKDKNSNPNDNKNTASSVRVTRIKLLRPTESLVLGRVYRLIATQEVMKGLWAKKQGKVKRNNNHQVEGEQQPQVERVMREKQFLTSGRRSETSELLEKDIQVNNKRERGGYRQRTATTSRTWQPSLHSISEAAS